A genomic segment from Bufo bufo chromosome 8, aBufBuf1.1, whole genome shotgun sequence encodes:
- the PRRC2B gene encoding protein PRRC2B isoform X5, with amino-acid sequence MSDRLGQISKGKDGKSKYSSLNLFDKYKGKSIEAVRTTVIPRHGLQSLGKVAAARRMPPPANLPSLKSENKGNDPNILIVPKDGTGWANKQEHPDQKSSSVTAPQQPESLPQQGLPKSVSSLQKPTTVNSSENISLVPGGPKSWAQLNGKPAGHEGGSRGSNRLLSFSPEEFPTLKAAGEQDKAGKEKSGLDPSYGPGPSLRPQNVTSWREGGGRSITGGVSPTVSPTEPGSKSTAPADSAPSTVQASSDPKELSLRPAQPTRKGASPFMGNTYHPPTYHDMLPAFMCSQHSAEPTGTLDRASFPVLSSQSRLEPRVPFRQYQMNSQDGRKDIRPSGGGLRPVRSQRPQPERAPRATIINAEDLKELDDLDNDAEDGWAGIHDEVDYSEKLKFSEDEEEEEAPRDRSKWIGWECRRQRQVSFNSTEGTEAKHPAEDGKVWSEQVAHPRPTRRGQEAVQTTPRKANSWAAVAEHPKPSAVSVLRQPSVEEKEEKAPPRQKFVTSEISEAVERARKRREEEERRNREERLAACAAKLKQLDQKTKQASKSGAETPKRMENKENEDPRSPVSDRSIPQENAQNFRRDYSQESPSEYIDEEPPAAPRAESSSEDDCRESASPVQDFSKHQKLMPPRFQRQQQEQLYKMQQWQQQAYVASTHSSHPRTFYSHPPQVLGFDPRWMMMPSYMDPRIPPGRAAVDFYPSSIHPPGVMKHIIQQEAVGGGCQPEDCQPSERSPQSAEPVSGWSQESYMHLQSKAYALAQQKPMDGAADGCYSRNESSYCSLRERSDAVHAHQESLDERGEEYLIGNYEKSAGVFSSCLSPQRKGQDSSYHHLESVADSGVIGGPQSSAQCKQSEFMNDKKPQFNGWGYGHHQKSSDTASSAEEEPKEELNVVHEAWKRQEQGGQDSTGGADWRNESVPNSNQPHSESLGRSRRTGPIKKPILKALKVEEKELEKSKPETKEPVKTMKEKLLSKLDSAPKVEPAPISSSSSAQVEEKTQLGVQESENVPQEKIEKSWGTKSSAPRESNSVPQTKKSNWIFIDEEQAFGGRTRGRGRGFRDFSFRGRGSAGPYNGQRVNRGRGLREFNPTEDFRNRFSRRRGVSETHSEGSEYEELPKRRRQRGAENEPPMEREADDTRKGDFQDSWRSNRNYSDDSNSIDSKSRAPRAFGRSLPPRLSNSYSRRPFPSKESSHWNAKSGGSNWQEYNGSSEPYGTRHSADREHGGDYNYTDSLHHRRGFDETQGDDRRPFFQDEYSDRESLDKRSFVRRRPPRQDKPPRFRRLRQERETAGPWSGEEVGGYVNNHEHWQARPKMTFPERPGPPARRSPDRPYHNSDHVNEDWETASESSDFSEKRPGEADGDGNLSGNGFSEKRELSKRSFSSQRPLVDRRKVETSGYDERPPRVGGNPRDYQQNSTSAKTSRCSEDSYTQDGSHHRYGLERSAQCDSGEASGKSLERDSRPAGLKAGEKSEAMTAFDLKYGDSVIEEDAEAGAESYSDMNSKPRRALDKDRRKKDQMVQVTTKNSSLQSRIPPRFAKKQNGMCLDQTEVPGKEIWESSTQGISVQTGSDTWSKPGSSFSTESASSEGFKGSQGDSGIDLSAESRESSATSSQRSSPYGTMKPEELNGAVMESKSDCPKEQGQKQSEKKEPDSGPGMNKEHKPGPIGNERSLKNRKGSEGAERLEGSVPPVNGVEIHVDSVLPVPNIEFGVSPKDADYSLPPGSAPGPAASSVVKLQDALVNKVRNEKKSSRYLPILFRCPSDPQHITIHVSNVTSACSDTRSASDPAGLSQSIPMLRRDHHLQQGMGLTPMSYPTADLTLKMESARKAWENSPSLPEQSSPAGPGSGIQPPSSVGTSAGVNYSSFGGVSMPPMPVASVAPSASLPGNHIPPLYLESHMFAGQPRLVQQTMPQQQGYQQAAAAQQIPMSLHTSLQAQAQLSMRGGLPVSQSQEMYSSMQPFRSQVYMHPSLSQASAMVLTSGTGLKAQYSPFPGMQPLEMVKTQAASPYQPLSGSQQLMYESQLNQAAGMMDSPLTQLTMPMAGSQLGMPRYSSGQQPMLLPQSIQIPQGQNMPVGGPRRMQPSVLTAGREFPPQSSQMEMKGFHFTEGKQSMQTAASLQAQHSYRPASASPSGKSPGAGPSANLGHYPQQQVKPRTDEKCGLVSPKLPDAPTASQMKPVRTGAIKTSVAKMEESAA; translated from the exons ATGTCCGATCGTTTGGGGCAGATATCCAAGGGAAAGGATGGGAAAAGCAAGTACTCGTCTCTCAACCTGTTTGACAAGTATAAAGGGAAGTCAATAGAAGCTGTCagaaccacag TTATACCTAGACATGGCTTACAGAGTCTTGGGAAAGTTGCCGCTGCTCGGCGTATGCCTCCCCCTGCAAACCTGCCAAGCCTGAAATCTGAGAACAAAGGAAACGACCCCAATATTCTTATAGTGCCCAAAGACGGAACAGGATGGGCAAACAAACAAGAGCATCCAGACCAAAAGAG TTCCAGTGTGACAGCTCCTCAGCAGCCGGAGTCGCTGCCGCAGCAGGGTTTGCCGAAATCTGTCTCCAGTTTACAGAAACCGACCACAGTGAACAGTTCGGAG aataTAAGTTTAGTGCCAGGTGGACCAAAGTCATGGGCTCAGCTGAACGGAAAGCCAGCAGGACACGAAGGTG GTTCAAGGGGCTCAAACCGACTGTTGTCCTTCTCTCCCGAGGAATTTCCAACGCTGAAAGCAGCTGGCGAGCAAGACAAGGCTGGCAAAGAAAAGAGCGGCTTAGATCCGTCGTATGGGCCCGGACCAAGCCTCCGCCCCCAGA ATGTCACCAGTTGGAGGGAGGGCGGTGGGAGAAGCATCACCGGTGGCGTCTCTCCAACCGTCTCTCCTACTGAGCCGGGCAGCAAATCCACTGCTCCTGCAGatagtgccccctccacagtgcaAGCTAGTAGTGACCCTAAGGAGCTCTCGCTGCGCCCGGCTCAGCCCACCAGAAAAGGGGCTTCACCGTTCATGGGAAACACCTACCATCCACCTACATACCATGATATGCTGCCAGCTTTT ATGTGCTCTCAGCACTCTGCAGAACCCACTGGGACATTGGATCGAGCTTCCTTCCCCGTCCTTTCCTCTCAATCTCGCCTTGAACCTCGCGTACCCTTTAGACAATATCAGATGAACAGTCAGGATGG CAGAAAAGATATCAGGCCTAGCGGTGGCGGTTTACGGCCTGTGCGGTCACAGCGCCCTCAACCGGAGAGGGCTCCGCGAGCCACCATTATAAACGCAGAAGATCTCAAAGAACTGGATGACCTGGACAATGACGCTGAAGACGGCTGGGCTG GCATTCACGATGAAGTGGATTATTCtgagaaactaaaatttagtgaagatgaggaggaagaagaagccCCGAGAGACAGAAGTAAATG gATCGGCTGGGAGTGCCGGAGGCAGCGCCAAGTTTCCTTTAATTCTACTGAAGGCACCGAAGCCAAACACCCTGCAGAGGATGGGAAAGTATGGAGCGAGCAAGTGGCACATCCACGCCCAACCAGAAGGGGGCAGGAAGCTGTGCAGACCACTCCACGGAAAGCCAACAGCTGGGCCGCCGTAGCTGAACACCCG AAGCCTTCGGCAGTCTCTGTATTGCGGCAGCCTTCTGttgaggagaaggaagagaaagCTCCTCCGAGGCAGAAGTTCGTTACCTCTGAAATATCAGAAGCAGTTGAACGAGCTCGTAAGCGACGTGAGGAGGAAGAGCGCCGGAATCGCGAAGAACGGTTAGCGGCCTGTGCTGCAAAACTAAAACAGCTGGACCAGAAGACCAAACAGGCTTCTAAATCTGGGGCCGAGACTCCGAAGCGAATGGAAAACAAAGAGAACGAAGACCCCAGATCTCCAGTGTCAGACCGAAGCATTCCTCAGGAGAACGCCCAGAATTTCCGAAGAG ATTATTCCCAGGAATCTCCCTCCGAGTATATAGACGAGGAGCCTCCTGCAGCCCCCAGAGCTGAGAGCAGCAGTGAAGATGACTGCAGAGAGTCTGCGTCTCCAGTGCAGGATTTCAGCAAGCACCAGAAGCTGATGCCACCGAGGTTCCAGAGGCAGCAACAG GAGCAGTTATACAAGAtgcagcagtggcagcagcaagcttatGTGGCGTCTACCCACTCCAGCCACCCGCGCACCTTCTACTCCCATCCCCCCCAGGTGTTGGGGTTTGATCCTCGCTGGATGATGATGCCTTCCTATATGGATCCCCGGATTCCTCCCGGTCGTGCTGCTGTAGATTTCTATCCTTCTTCCATACACCCACCAG GTGTGATGAAACATATTATCCAGCAAGAAGCTGTGGGTGGAGGCTGCCAGCCCGAGGATTGCCAGCCGTCAGAACGCAGTCCTCAGTCTGCTGAACCGGTGTCTGGATGGAGCCAGGAGAGTTACATGCACTTGCAGAGCAAAGCCTATGCCCTGGCGCAGCAGAAGCCGATGGACGGTGCTGCGGACGGCTGTTACAGCAG GAATGAGAGCTCTTACTGCTCCCTAAGGGAGAGGTCCGATGCTGTCCATGCCCACCAAGAGTCTTTAGATGAGAGGGGCGAGGAATATCTTATTGGAAATTATGAGAAGTCTGCGGGGGTGTTCAGTAGCTGCCTCTCGCCCCAAAGAAAGGGTCAGGACAGCTCCTACCATCATCTGGAGAGTGTGGCGGACTCTGGTGTCATTGGGGGGCCGCAAAGCAGTGCGCAGTGCAAGCAGTCAGAGTTTATGAATGACAAGAAGCCGCAGTTTAATGGTTGGGGGTATGGGCATCATCAGAAGTCTTCTGATACGGCTAGTAGTGCAGAAGAGGAGCCTAAAGAAGAGCTTAATGTGGTCCATGAGGCATGGAAAAGGCAAGAGCAAGGAGGTCAGGACTCTACTGGTGGAGCAGACTGGAGGAACGAGTCCGTTCCCAACTCTAACCAACCACACTCTGAAAGCCTGGGAAGGAGTCGCCGGACCGGTCCTATAAAGAAACCCATACTGAAAGCTCTTAAGGTGGAGGAGAAGGAACTAGAGAAAAGCAAACCCGAAACGAAGGAGCCTGTGAAAACCATGAAGGAAAAGCTGCTCTCAAAGCTAGACAGTGCGCCAAAAGTGGAGCCTGCGCCTATAAGCTCCTCCTCTAGCGCTCAGGTCGAGGAAAAAACCCAACTTGGCGTCCAAGAGTCTGAAAATGTTCCCCAGGAGAAGATTGAAAAAAGTTGGGGCACAAAGTCATCTGCTCCTCGTGAGTCTAACTCTGTTCCTCAAACCAAAAAGAGCAACTGGATATTTATTGATGAGGAGCAGGCTTTTGGGGGTAGAAcccgaggcagaggaagagggttCAGAGACTTCAGTTTCCGAGGCCGAGGTTCTGCTGGCCCTTATAATGGTCAGAGGGTCAACCGAGGCCGAGGGCTTCGAGAATTTAACCCCACTGAGGATTTTCGAAATAGGTTCTCCCGGCGGCGGGGTGTTAGTGAAACCCACAGTGAAGGGTCTGAATATGAGGAGCTACCCAAACGTAGACGCCAGCGGGGGGCAGAGAACGAACCCCCTATGGAAAGAGAAGCTGATGACACAAGAAAAGGAGACTTCCAAGATTCTTGGCGATCCAATAGAAATTACTCGGATGACTCAAATAGTATAGACTCTAAATCCCGGGCCCCGAGGGCATTTGGAAGATCGCTTCCTCCCAGGCTTAGTAACAGTTACAGCAGACGGCCATTCCCCTCTAAGGAGTCTTCACACTGGAACGCTAAGTCTGGAGGGTCTAATTGGCAAGAGTACAATGGATCATCAGAACCATATGGAACACGGCACAGCGCCGACCGAGAGCATGGCGGTGACTACAACTACACTGACTCCCTCCATCATAGGAGAGGCTTCGATGAAACCCAAGGAGATGACAGGCGGCCATTTTTCCAAGATGAATATTCGGATCGAGAGAGTTTGGACAAAAGATCATTTGTTAGAAGACGACCGCCTCGTCAAGATAAACCCCCCAGATTTCGGCGTCTCAGGCAGGAAAGGGAAACTGCCGGGCCCTGGAGTGGGGAAGAGGTGGGCGGCTATGTGAACAATCATGAGCACTGGCAGGCCCGTCCaaagatgacctttcctgagagaCCCGGGCCACCTGCCAGAAGATCTCCAGATCGTCCCTACCACAACTCCGACCACGTGAACGAGGATTGGGAAACTGCATCTGAGAGCAGCGACTTCAGCGAGAAGCGGCCAGGAGAGGCGGACGGAGACGGAAACCTTTCTGGAAACGGCTTCTCTGAGAAAAGAGAACTGTCTAAAAGGAGCTTCTCCAGCCAGAGACCTCTGGTAGACCGACGCAAGGTGgaaacctctggatatgatgagAGGCCACCAAGGGTCGGAGGGAATCCTCGTGACTACCAGCAAAACTCCACCTCTGCCAAGACTAG TCGCTGTTCTGAAGATTCTTATACGCAAGATGGCAGCCACCACCGATACGGGTTAGAAAGGTCTGCTCAGTGTGACAGCGGAGAGGCTTCAGGCAAGAGCTTGGAGCGGGATTCCAGGCCGGCAGGGCTCAAAGCGGGCGAGAAGTCGGAAGCCATGACTGCTTTTGATCTGAAATACGGAG ACTCCGTTATTGAGGAGGACGCCGAGGCGGGAGCAGAGTCCTATTCCGACATGAACAGTAAGCCCCGACGAGCTCTGGACAAAGATCGCAGGAAAAAGGATCAGATGGTTCAG GTGACTACCAAGAACAGCAGCCTACAATCAAGGATTCCTCCTCGTTTCGCCAAAAAGCAGAACGGCATGTGCCTGGACCAGACTGAGGTTCCTGGTAAAGAGATCTGGGAGAGCAGCACTCAAG GTATCTCCGTTCAGACCGGCAGTGATACTTGGAGCAAGCCTGGCAGCAGCTTCAGTACAGAGTCTGCCTCCTCAGAG GGTTTCAAAGGCAGCCAGGGCGACAGTGGCATTGACCTGAGCGCTGAATCCAGAGAATCGTCTGCCACTTCCTCACAGCGTAGTTCTCCATATGGGACAATGAAACCAGAGGAGCTGAATGGCGCAGTCATGGAGTCGAAATCTGACTGCCCTAAAGAGCAGGGTCAGAAACAGTCAGAAAAGAAG GAGCCAGACTCTGGGCCGGGAATGAACAAGGAGCACAAACCCGGTCCCATTGGCAACGAGCGCTCTCTAAAGAACCGGAAAGGTTCAGAAGGGGCAGAGCGATTAGAGGGCAGTGTGCCTCCTGTCAATGGCGTCGAAATCCACGTGGATTCTGTTCTTCCTGTTCCCAATATTGAATTTGGAGTAAGCCCGAAA GATGCGGATTACTCTTTACCCCCTGGATCTGCTCCTGGACCTGCTGCTAGCTCCGTTGTGAAGCTTCAGGACGCCCTAGTGAACAAGGtgagaaatgaaaaaaaatcctCTCGTTATCTCCCAATTCTATTCAGATGCCCCTCAGATCCACAGCACATCACAATACACGTTTCGAATGTGACATCCGCATGTAGCGACACAAGGAGTGCCTCCGATCCG GCTGGTCTGTCACAGTCCATACCCATGCTGAGAAGAGATCATCACCTGCAGCAAGGGATGGGACTAACCCCCATGTCATACCCCACTGCCGACCTTACACTGAAG ATGGAGTCTGCCCGCAAGGCCTGGGAAAACTCGCCCAGTTTGCCAGAACAGAGTTCCCCAGCCGGCCCTGGCTCGGGTATACAGCCACCCTCCAGTGTTGGAACGTCAGCAGGTGTCAATTACAGCTCATTTGGTGGAGTGTCAATGCCACCCATGCCCGTTGCCTCCGTGGCCCCTTCAGCATCTCTTCCAG GTAACCACATTCCCCCTCTCTACCTGGAAAGTCACATGTTTGCAGGGCAGCCGCGCCTGGTCCAGCAGACGATGCCTCAGCAGCAGGGATACCAGCAG GCCGCAGCCGCCCAGCAGATCCCTATGTCACTGCACACGTCGCTGCAAGCCCAGGCTCAGCTGAGTATGAGGGGAGGACTACCCGTCTCCCAGTCACAGGAAATGTACAGCTCCATGCAGCCGTTTAG GTCCCAGGTGTACATGCACCCCAGCTTGTCACAGGCCAGTGCTATGGTTCTGACCAGTGGCACTGGTCTCAAGGCTCAGTACTCGCCATTTCCGGGAATGCAGCCTCTGGAGATGGTGAAGACGCAGGCGGCATCCCCTTATCAGCCTCTGAGTGGAAGTCAGCAGCTGATGTATGAAAGTCAGCTGAACCAGGCAGCCGGCATGATGGACTCCCCCCTCACACAG TTAACCATGCCAATGGCCGGCTCTCAGCTTGGGATGCCTCGGTATAGCTCCGGACAGCAGCCAATGCTTCTGCCGCAGTCCATTCAGATCCCACAGGGACAGAACATGCCGGTGGGCGGCCCGCGGAGGATGCAGCCTTCAGTCCTGACAGCAGGTCGAGAG TTTCCTCCTCAGTCGTCTCAGATGGAGATGAAGGGATTTCATTTCACAGAAGGCAAGCAGAGTATGCAGACCGCAGCCTCTCTGCAAGCACAGCACTCATACCG GCCAGCTTCAGCTAGTCCCAGTGGAAAGTCACCAGGAGCGGGGCCATCTGCCAACTTGGGACACTATCCTCAACAG CAGGTAAAGCCGAGGACTGACGAGAAGTGCGGCCTGGTTTCCCCTAAACTTCCTGACGCGCCCACTGCAAGTCAGATGAAGCCGGTTCGGACAGGGGCCATCAAGACTTCAGTGGCGAAAATGGAGGAGAGCGCGGCCTGA